Proteins encoded in a region of the Hippopotamus amphibius kiboko isolate mHipAmp2 chromosome 11, mHipAmp2.hap2, whole genome shotgun sequence genome:
- the C11H6orf132 gene encoding uncharacterized protein C6orf132 homolog encodes MKKNPTVQGTFSKLFGKKHANPPATSLYATNPPWIFTQEAPEEGTRDFDGIYYADNRFDTVSESGTATLKARPRVRPLLTFLPLDAQENHGLAVPTPSVPDSFADKQVTGTSKLVNGNLRLYSSVGDLRPGHYGQDALIPPPPPGPAPAPPPDTPQPPGQASPPPPPSTAPPPPPLLLEPPPPPPPSTAPPPPPATGALSPPSTHSSPSTPTPPDFIPPAPPLAVQAPPPSLLPAPVSPHTPGTRLFPAGGVTKWKSEAALNGRQPEASRSSPPRSPAEPKGSLLGPESHLTFPRLFKVPPPTPIRTSSICIQEAQGALPEEEEDTKKAPSRLPLPPSFHIRPASQVYPERAAEPDHPKEPGAAAPASPRLGQSQAWTNEQAKTPPPAPPLPPPPPPLPPPAPPLPPAAPPLPSAEKAAPPSAEFTKRPKSSSPAPKPKPDPPSPEDTASSESVDWRHPSQMEKLRNELSAYLCGSRKEDQFTSHRPGSTAASQGKESQKGPSQPEKEAPASLLQKEAPPSLPEKEAPSSIPEESPCSQPERKAGSSLTLPPVDYILQDSPTPSVWQIRSKLEAQLSSLAEKEAKPSRGSLPPKPQLEGGRIFENRADTSKFSKPMAKNLPTLSTTPLPTTPLQSKATPGPATPGPATPPKATPGLATPGLATPGLATPGLATPGPATPGPATPPKATHGPATPPKATPGPAAPPKATPGPATPGPATPPKATPLPATSSQLIAEKNLVPAGQWEKPKHRELAVPSKPEAEGHSLEASKPTQGALSSPALPSKISTGREEVPFLYKPHRSKNSPSREVAVVMSTLSRGEAAGSGQPAEVKEPQALPAKPPASAQPADELLRHPVTGEVVERGSPMALLLAARQRAQKGRPRGTALGRSSLPGSLHGDSQPEAVSDSILYSEGQPNSFTVVPKVPKETEKDLQLTSLGQRNLPIQWKPQPHRDREGMQPSHGQSWTKAAVAWERPAPSSLPQGRLLPKSFSSPPSPSHKKEEEEQFNFEVIPPPPEFSNDPEPPAPALQYLRRRSSPPRDNFSDLRPLADAGPRLGFSRFSGEAGPAGGPGGPERSSGGGRSLIKKRLYVGEPQPSPPRGATGRNPSSPSCFGPQAGGPFAAPGGPEMRRVNSAGRAPPGGLHPRKVSLEGAPRGEAKYKAPGDCGCALAPGRSPHGNPHYGNSINTFTVRPGTRHPISYAYSGAHWKALS; translated from the exons GATGCCCAGGAGAACCATGGACTGGCTGTGCCCACCCCCTCTGTGCCAGACAGCTTTGCAGACAAACAAGTGACAG gtACCAGCAAGCTCGTCAACGGCAACCTCCGATTATACAGCTCTGTGGGGGACCTAAGGCCTGGGCACTATGGCCAGGACGCACTCATCCCGCCGCCCCCTCCAGGCCCAGCCCCGGCACCACCCCCAGACACTCCGCAGCCTCCAGGGCAGgcctccccaccacctccaccttCCACAGCTCCGCCGCctcctcccctgctgctggaacccccacccccgcccccacccagcacGGCCCCGCCTCCACCCCCAGCGACAGGGGCCTTGTCTCCCCCATCCACCCATTCCTCCCCATCCACACCCACCCCTCCTGACTTcattccccctgccccacccctggccGTTCAAGCCCCACCCCCGAGCCTTTTGCCAGCCCCAGTGTCTCCTCATACACCAGGGACTCGCCTCTTCCCCGCTGGGGGTGTCACCAAGTGGAAATCAGAGGCAGCGCTGAATGGCAGGCAGCCGGAGGCCTCCAGAAGCAGCCCCCCCAGGAGCCCCGCTGAGCCCAAGGGGAGCCTCCTGGGACCTGAGTCCCACCTCACCTTTCCCCGCTTATTCAAGgtgcctcccccaaccccaattAGGACTTCATCCATCTGCATTCAGGAAGCACAAGGGGCTCTTCCTGAGGAAGAAGAGGACACCAAAAAGGCCCCCAGTCGACTCCCACTGCCTCCCAGCTTCCACATCCGCCCCGCATCCCAGGTCTACCCGGAAAGGGCCGCTGAGCCAGACCACCCCAAGGAGCCCGGGGCTGCGGCACCAGCCAGCCCGAGGCTGGGCCAGTCCCAGGCCTGGACAAATGAACAAGCCAAGactccacctccagcccctcccctgccccctcctccaccccccctccctcccccagcacccccctTGCCCCCAGCTGCCCCTCCTTTGCCATCCGCTGAAAAGGCAGCCCCTCCATCTGCGGAGTTTACGAAAAGACCCAAGTCCAGCTCTCCCGCTCCCAAACCCAAACCTGACCCCCCCAGCCCGGAGGACACAGCCTCTTCAGAGTCTGTGGACTGGCGGCATCCCAGCCAGATGGAAAAGCTGCGGAATGAGCTGTCAGCCTATCTCTGTGGCTCCAGGAAAGAGGACCAATTCACCAGTCACAGACCAGGCTCAACTGCAGCCTCTCAGGGAAAGGAGAGCCAGAAGGGCCCCAGTCAGCCAGAGAAGGAGGCCCCCGCAAGCCTGCTACAGAAAGAGGCTCCCCCAAGCCTGCCAGAGAAGGAAGCCCCTTCAAGCATTCCCGAGGAGAGTCCCTGCAGCCAGCCAGAGAGGAAGGCTGGCTCCAGCCTGACCCTCCCTCCTGTGGACTACATCCTCCAAGACTCACCAACTCCTAGCGTGTGGCAGATCCGGAGTAAGTTGGAGGCCCAGCTTTCCTCATTAGCAGAAAAGGAAGCCAAGCCCAGCAGAGGGTCTCTGCCTCCGAAACCTCAGCTAGAAGGGGGAAGAATCTTTGAAAACAGGGCTGATACCAGCAAATTCTCCAAGCCCATGGCCAAGAATCTGCCAACTCTATCCACCACCCCTCTGCCAACCACACCACTCCAGTCCAAGGCCACACCTGGGCCAGCCACGCCTGGACCAGCCACACCACCCAAGGCCACACCTGGACTAGCCACACCTGGACTAGCCACACCTGGACTAGCCACACCTGGACTAGCCACACCTGGACCAGCCACACCTGGACCAGCCACACCACCCAAGGCCACACATGGACCAGCCACACCACCCAAGGCCACACCTGGGCCAGCCGCACCACCCAAGGCCACACCTGGACCAGCCACACCTGGACCAGCCACACCACCCAAGGCCACACCTCTGCCCGCCACATCATCCCAACTGATAGCAGAGAAGAACCTAGTCCCAGCTGGGCAGTGGGAGAAGCCAAAACATCGAGAACTTGCAGTGCCCTCTAAGCCAGAGGCAGAAGGGCACTCCTTAGAAGCCAGTAAGCCTACACAGGGAGCCCTCTCATCACCAGCCCTCCCCTCAAAGATATCCACTGGCCGAGAAGAGGTGCCATTTCTCTATAAGCCCCATCGCAGCAAGAACAGCCCCAGTAGAGAGGTGGCCGTGGTGATGTCTACCCTGTCCAGAGGAGAGGCTGCAGGGTCAGGGCAGCCAGCAGAGGTGAAGGAACCCCAGGCGCTGCCAGCCAAAcccccagcctcagcccagcCTGCTGACGAACTCCTCAGGCACCCAGTGACCGGGGAGGTGGTGGAGCGGGGCTCCCCGATGGCCCTGCTCCTTGcagccaggcagagggcacagaagGGGAGGCCCAGGGGGACTGCCCTGGGCCGGTCCTCCCTGCCAGGGAGTCTCCATGGAGACAGTCAGCCCGAGGCAGTCTCTGACAGCATCCTCTACAGCGAGGGCCAGCCCAACTCCTTCACTGTGGTCCCCAAGGTAcccaaggagactgagaaggaccTCCAGCTAACCTCGCTGGGACAGCGCAACTTACCCATTCAGTGGAAGCCCCAGCCCCACAGAGACCGAGAGGGCATGCAGCCCAGCCACGGGCAGAGCTGGACAAAGGCGGCCGTGGCCTGGGAAAGACCAgcgccctccagcctcccccagggCCGCCTGCTGCCCAAgtccttctcttcccctccttctccttcccacaagaaggaggaggaggagcagttcAACTTTGAGGTCATCCCACCGCCGCCAGAATTCAGCAATGACCCCgagcccccggcccccgccctgCAGTATCTGAGGCGCCGGAGCTCCCCTCCCCGGGACAACTTCTCAGACTTGCGGCCGCTCGCGGACGCGGGCCCCCGTCTCGGCTTCTCGCGCTTTTCCGGGGAGGCCGGCcccgccgggggccccgggggCCCGGAGCGTTCCTCGGGCGGGGGCCGTTCGCTCATCAAGAAGCGCCTGTACGTCGgggagccccagcccagcccgccCCGCGGCGCCACCGGCCGCAACCCGAGCTCCCCCAGCTGCTTCGGGCCGCAGGCCGGAGGGCCCTTCGCAGCGCCCGGCGGCCCGGAGATGCGGCGCGTCAACTCGGCGGGCCGCGCGCCCCCCGGCGGCCTGCACCCGCGGAAGGTGTCCCTGGAGGGCGCCCCCCGCGGAGAGGCCAAGTACAAAGCGCCCGGCGACTGCGGCTGCGCCCTGGCGCCCGGCAG GTCTCCCCACGGCAACCCCCACTATGGAAACTCCATCAACACATTCACCGTGAGGCCCGGGACCCGCCATCCCATCTCCTATGCCTACTCTGGGGCCCATTGGAAGGCCCTGTCCTGA